In the genome of Achromobacter sp. MFA1 R4, the window TCCTGGGGGGGGCAACTTGTACTGGTCCACCGCGAAGGCGTTCGACGCGGCGCATGACGCCAGAAGTAGGCTATAAACGACTCGCTTCACTTACTCTCTCCTTGCTCATTGTTCTGACGCCGCTCGTCGCTCATCAGATCTCTGGTTTCGACGCTGCCGCCGGCCGCGCCGAAGCGAACAGCGTCGTCGAACCAAGGATCCTTTGCGGCGTCTTCCGCACGTTGATCCGCCGCGTGCTCAGCCGCCTCGCGCTCCAACGCGCGACGGTTTCTTGATTGCCAATGCTGGCTTTTCTCTTGCTTGCCTGGGTAGTGATCGAACTTGGAGATCTGCGGCCAGCCGTTCTCGATGGCGACTTGGATTTCGTAAACGTACGGAGTTCCTTTCCCGATCGGGCCGGCCGTAGTCGTAGACTGGAGCTCGCCCTTGATGAATACCGTCTTGGTGCGCGCCTCGTAGTCCATTCCGGTCGCAGTGAACGTCACGCTGCCTCCGCGGTCCTTGAACACAGGATCCATCGCAAGCGCGAAGAGTCGGCGCCTGACTTCCGGATAAATCGCCGGCGACGTGATGAGCCCCATCGCGTCTGCCACAAACGTCACGTTCTTGGGGCTCACGTTCCCCGTAAGGGTCGCCGCAGTTAATGCAACGCTGATCAGGTAGTCCTTGGACGCACTATCCGCACTGATCTCTGCCTCTACTGTCATGCGAGGCGGCACCAGGCGAGTCACGACGTCCTTCTTCAGCCAGCCGTACAGCGCTCCCAAGGTGACCACGCTCTCAATCAGAAGAATCACGAGCAAAAACTGGACGCTTCGCTCGGCGCTTCGCCAGGACTTCGTCAGAAAGTTGAGCTTCATGACCACAGCACCCCATGCTTCGCGTTCCGATACAGCTTGTTGATACCCGCCCAACCTGCTGCAAATACGATGTGTGGGATAGCTCCCATCATCTCGTTCTGCTTCCAGCGGCGCATCCGCGCCGTGAACCAAAGTCCGATGGCGGCGCCAACGAACGGCCACATGCCGCGAGCGATGTAGCCGCCCAGGAAGCACAGCATCAAGACCAGGAACTCGTCCATTTCCCATAGAAGAAATGAAGGCATGTCGTCCGTGTGCGCAGGAATATCAATTTCGTCGATCATTGGTTGCACTCCTTGTTGTTCGAAGCAGGAACAATCCTTCCGCCCACGACTTGCGCTCCAGGCACGTGGCATGCGGCAGATCCTGGCGAGACGGCCCCAGGGGATGGTTGTGGTTGACGGGCCGCGGATTCCGCGATGCCCGGATTGCTACGCGGCGTAGCTCCCACCGCCTTAGCTCCGCGCCTAAGTTGAGCCGGACGATCGCCGCTGACCAAGATCTCCACCCGGCGGTTCAGACTCTGATCCGCGAAGCTCACCGGTAGCCTCTTTCCGTACCAGCGCGCTTCGATTGATTTGGCGGGCACACCAGCGACCTCCAGCGCGCGTTTCACCCCCTCCGCCCTGCGCTTCGACAGGGCGAGGTTGTAGGCGTCGGTACCACGCTCGTCCGCATGCCCCACCACCAGATACGAGACGCCCTGCCCTGCAACTTGCGCGGCAACCAGCGCCGCAGCGTTCGTGGACGCCGACTCCGACAAATCGAAATCGAATCGAACGACTTGGCTCAATATGAGTCTCGGATCCTTCCGGTAACTCGTATCGATCCACGTTCCGGGACGGTACGTAGACGGCCCTTGAACCGACCACACCGGTTTGAGCTTCTCTGGTCCCACCCGTTTCGGTGTCGCGACCGCATGCTCAGAGTGCTCAGGGACGGTTACGAGGGCGGACGTCTCGGGCACGATCCACTCGCGCATATCGAACTGACCCTGGCCCTCAGGTGCAGCCGCCATGCTCGACGTCACAACAAGAGCACTTCCTACCAAGCCAATAAAACGCCGCATTCGGACGCCTCCCACTATTTGCATTGCGTGGTATTTTAGCGATGAATGTTTATATCTCAACCTGTGAATGTTGATTTTTTGGGCGTCGGGCCACGCGCCCCAGGGAGCTAGGAGGAAATGAAAGGAATAGGCTTTTTTGGAAATCGCTTGGGCGGGGCGGCCGACACCCTAGCCTTAGCGGCAATTTCGTCGTCAGTGTTGACCACGTCCCCGTTCTTCAGCGGCCTGCCTACTGTGCCCTCATACGCTCTTGCTGGGCTAGGTGCTGCATGGGTGGCCGGACGCTGCATGCACGGCTTGGCTGGCATGCATCTATTCCGCTCAAAGCTCAATATCCGTTCCAGCGACCTGCTCTCAAACGATGGCATGCTGATCGGGTATACGACTGATCGCGGGCGTGCCGTTCGGCTCCCAGACGAAGCGCTGCCGTACCACGGCATGGTCGCGGGTCGAAGCGGCTATGGAAAAACGACTTTTGCCCGGCTGATGATGCTGCAACAGATCATCCGAGGTGGCGGGTTGCTCATGATCGACGCCAAGCTCGACAGCGACGACATGTCGTGGGTTGCGCAAGTCGCCCGCTGGGCCGGACGATACCAAGACATGCAGTTCATAAACCTCGGAGATCCCGCCAACAGCAACAGCTACAACTCCGTTCTTGAAGGCGACCCGGACGAGGTCGCCGACAGAATATTGACGAGCCTCCCCGCTCCAGAAGTGGCCCCGGCCGCGGAGCACTATCGTCAGTCCGCAAAGCAGGCACTCGGGGCGATCGTCGGAGGAGTCCAGGCGCTTGGACTGGCATACAACTGCATTGATCTCTCCATACTGCTACACAACGAGCGCGCACTATCCGAGCTAGAGGAGCGCCTTCGCTCCGTGCTGCCTCACCATCCCGCAACGAAGAATCTTTCGCTTTGGATTGAGCAGTACCGAGGTGGTTTCGGGAACGACACGGGACCGGCCTCAGCCAGGATCAACATGAAGCGTCTGAAAGAGACCCTAGGCGGCATCGCCGGGCGGTTGCATGCGTTCGGCACTGGGACCTTCGGCGAAGTCGGGTCGTCGTACAGCCCGGACGTGCGTCTGTTCGACAGCATGATGTCGAACAAGATTACATACGTCTCTTTGCCAACGATGGGGAAGGACGAATCCGCCCGAAATTTTGCGAAGATGCTCCTGGCAGATCTTCGATCCGCTATCGCGCGGATACAGCAGCTACCGAAGTCGCACCGATCGCGTATCCCATATCTCGCCCTGCTGGACGAGTTCGGCGCCTACGCGCTGATGGCGATGAATCGAGTATTTGAGCAGGCAAGAAGTGCCGGAATCTCGGTGTGGGCGATGTTCCAAAGTATCGCCAACCTCGATGCCGTGTCACCAGATTTTCGCGACATGCTGGAAGAAAACACCGATACAAAGCTGTTCTTCAAGCTCGCGAGCCCGAAGACAACTGAGGAGGCAGCCAAGATGATCGGCAAAGGGACATTCTCCAAGACGACCATCAGCGCCACCAGCCGTGCGTCCGAGTCGACGCCAAAAATCACGCCCGCGCCGGAAGGCGGGCTCAGCACTGATGCGGGATACGCGATCGCAGAGTCAGAGGAGGAGCAGTACCGCGTCACTGAAGATGACCTGAAGAAGGTCGACCGTGGTGAGTGCATCATGCTCTATCAAGGGTGCGAGCTATTCAACCTGCGGATACCAAACATCACGATCTCGAAATGGCTATCGTCCAAGGCAGTTCCTATCCGCGTCAATCGCACCAAACGTAAACAAGTAAAAGGCTGCGACTATTTCAAGAATGCGGACCGGTATCTGACCGCAGCAAAGGCTGCCAGAGCTTGAAGCACGCCCGAACCTCTATCACCGCTATGCACGCTATGGACAACAAAGGTTATGGTCGAACAAATTCAATTTTGGGGCTTGATAGCTCTCGTGATAGTGCTTGGCCTACTTCTGGCGAGCTGGACGAGGGCGATTTTGATCTACCTGTTTACGGATCTGGTATCACCTGGCCTGACGGCGGTGGCGAAGCCAGTTCTACTTTGGATCGCCTACTTGCTCAAGACAATTTGGCTGGACCATTGGGTGATCATCCAGAATTTGCTGAAGCCACACTCCGCGATCTTCCCTTCCCTATCTGCAAGAAGGAAGCACCCAGTCGAGAAGTCATAGCCAAGCTGACGGTCGATGACTTTGAGGAAGGTCCGGAACGATGGGCGCTTCTGGCAATCAAAACGGCCGTACAGCTTCTGTTGAACAGTCGTGCGAAAGATCGGGACATCATGAACGCCGGCCGTTGGCTCCTGGGATTCGATGATGGTCCTCTCTCGTTCGAGAACTGCTGCCGCGTTCACGGGGCCCGACCGGGCGTCGTACAGCTACGTCTGCAATTCGAACTGTGGAAGCGGTGGCACGTATTTTCAGAGCCTATTCAACTTGGTCTATTTTCTTTGCCGGAGGAGGTTGCAGACTCCATTCGCATGCGCGGCGGCCGCGCCGCAGTGAACGTGGCTGAGCGGATATGGCAGCAGCCGGGCATTATGACGTTGGACGCCGTGCGAGATCAGGACGAGTGCGCCGCACTTGAAAGGCTCGATGAGGCTTCTCTCGCATCCCAACAGGGAGACAACTGGTATCTCACCGGACGCAACCCCTCGGCAAAAGGAAGGCGGGACAGCAGCTGGTCCGATCTTTTCCCATGGTGACGACTAGTTGTCGAACGATCGTCAGAGGTGGGCTGCGTGCCCGGCGGACGTGGTGCTACGGCGAGAGCGACGAAGAAAAGGCCCTGTACGGGCCTATTTTATTGAGCGCGAGAACCTCAGGCGGGAATGAGGTAGTCGTTTCGAGAGGCACCGCCGAGTTCGGCGGCGACGAGCCAGCGCGGAGCCCGCCCTCGCCCCGACCAGGTTTCACCAGTGTCAGGGTGGCGATACTTGGGCGCCACCATTCTTTTGCCCGGAGCCGACTTGGACTGTGACTTAATGCCGGCTGCGCGCGCTTCCTTCAGGTCCTTCAGGGTGATCCCGTTTTTTTTGAGTTGGGCCAGAATCTGGCGGATAACCACGGCCCGCTTCTGAGCTCGCAGATCGTCGAGCTGTCGGTTCACCCGCTTGATACGATCCTCCAAGGCGTGTTCGTTTCGCATAATTCTCTCCCTCAGTTCTGTATGTGAATGACAATCTGCTTTGCCGTCAGCGCTCCACTTGGCCGTAGCATCGCCGCTTTCCTTCGGGTGGATTCCGGTTCTCCAGCGAGCACCTCTTCCAGCGCCTTCTTGACCCTAGCGATGTACCACTGTTGGCCTTTCTCATTGGGGGACCCATAGTGGCCGACAGCCTTCCATGTGTTGCCATGGCGTGCAATTTCGTCTGCGTAGATCCACGCGCCAATGTGGATGTTCAAGCATGGCTCCCAAAGGTGCTCACGCGTGATTCCGTAGCGAGGCAGCCGTTTCTCGATCCACCAGCTGTTTATTTGCATCACCCCGACGTCTTCGCTGCCGTCTCGGTTCAAGGTGTCGTTCAAGGCGTTCGCTTTCCACCTTGACTCATGCCACGCTATCGCACGCAACATGATTTCACTGACCCCGTAGCGTTCCGCTGCCTCTCGAAAGCAAAGCGTGCCCTTCGCAATTGGGCTCGACATCGAGGTCGGCGAGACGACCATCAATGACAATAGCAATAGCGAGGCCGCGGTTCTCATGCGTGCCCCATCGCCCGCGACACCAGTCCGCTGCACAGTTGGAGAAACAAGGCTTCGTCGCCTTGCACTCCGTCAGGCGTCAGAACGAACTTCCCGGCGATAGCGACTGTTGGCGTTGCGTCCACGGCGTATGCGATCATCGACCGGGGAAGCTCTGCGACCTCCGCCGGCGACAGACTCTCCCAGGCCTCCTCGAACGCCAGCACGCTCCCCCCCGCCGCGTTCACGATGCCACGCCAGGTCTCAGGAGCTCGCGGCGAGCGGCCTTCGCCTTGGATCGCGCGGTAGGCTGCATCTTCGAATCTCGCGACCGCAGGCCCCAACGCCTTTTGCGCGGCCAAATACCCTGCGGCTTCATGAATTCCCGTGCCATCGGCAAGCAGAATCGGTACGAACTCATATCGCCAAGGGGCTGGGAGACTCTTGGCCCACTGACGCAGTGGCGTGTGGAATGTGCGGCAAAAGGGGCAGCTAAATGAGAAAAAGATGCGCACCACTCGCTGGTCCGCCTCAACCTCGGCAACCTCTCGGTATGGCATTGGCGGGGTATATGGCTGTCCCTTTCCGTCACCACCCATTGCCATGGAGGGTTGAGCCTTCGCCACCACGTGCAGGGCGCTAGTTGTGGCTAATGCCAGCACGGCGGTAATGCAGGAACGCCTCATCTTGAATTTGCTCATTGCTTAGTAGTCCTTGGTCAATGCACATAGCGAAAAGGGATTGCCGTCGCTCGCCTCGTTTCCACTCTTCGATCACCTGTTGTACTGGTTGTTCTGCCAGGATCCCGTTGTCTATGAAGTATCCGAGGAGGTCCACCGCTTCCTTTGTTCGGCCTAAGCATTCGATGACCTGGAGGCGCGTCGCCGCTCCAGTCGAAATGAGCGCTTCCCACAGTTCAAGGATGCGATGTTCTTCAATGGCCGCGCGAGCCATCGTCTCCACAGCTTGATACGCCTGCGCGGGAGTTATCACACCGGAAGCGATCAATCTCTTGTCGAGCCTCTGCCGCTCAAACGTAGGCCACAGCGCCGGGTTCAGGAGGGACTGAATGGCGCTGAGCGTGGTTTTCCCTTCCCGCGCGAGCCGGACGCCCGCCTCCGCGAGAGTTTCGAATTGAGGTTGATAGCTCGCCGCTTCGTACAGTTCTTTGGCGTCTCCGCCGGCCAGAATCACCCGTCGCACGCGATCATCGATCTGGATAACCTCAAAGATCGGCATCTTGGTTTCCGACATGTCGTGGTCGCTCACAATGACCGGAAACTTGTCGTCCGGGTGATAGGCTCCGACGGCCTTCAACCACGCTTTGCTGGATTCGTTGGGTGCAACCCATTCGACCGTCGCCTCGGCGGGGATGGTCCTAACGAGGCGAGGCGCAATAATGAGTCGCAGCGTCTTCGCAATCAAGTCCCGGGGCATCTTCAGTTCGAGCAAACGCTCAATCACCAGCGCACTCGTATCCGAATGCGTGGTTGTCCAGAGCTGGCACCCGGTGTTCGCGTTACGGCCCAACGCCTCAGCGGTCTCTTCGTCCCGAGTCTCACCGATCATGATGCGGTGGGCACGCTGTCGAAGGAATGCCCTGGCTAGCATGGGATACGTGACCTTTCCCGGCACCAGCTCACATTGGTCTATCCCAGGCGTAGGTATCTCCACAGGTTCTTCTGCCGTCTTGACGTTCTCTCCCCTGTCGCGCAACTCGACCATGTATGCCATGAGCTGCGTCGTTTTGCCGCTTCCCATGGGGCCCGACACCACTACCGTTCCCGCGCGTACCGCGAGTGCCTGGTCGATTACGCGTCGGACTGCTAAGGGCATGTATATGTCACGGTAGGCAAGCCGTTGTGCTTGTTCCCGAGCGAGCCGAAATACGGCTGTTGAGCCGACGATGGTGTGAAGGAAGCTGGCACGGAGACTCAGTTTGAGCCCATCTTCCGGATAGCGAAGATGAATCGCGCCATCCATCGGTATGAACTGTTCGGACAAGTCCATGCTTGCACGTGCGCGAAGCTTTTCCTCGACATGCTTGACAAGATCTCCTTCGTACTCCGGCTCAAGCCAGCTGATTAGACGAACCCCCGAGTCA includes:
- a CDS encoding TraE/TraK family type IV conjugative transfer system protein, with the translated sequence MKLNFLTKSWRSAERSVQFLLVILLIESVVTLGALYGWLKKDVVTRLVPPRMTVEAEISADSASKDYLISVALTAATLTGNVSPKNVTFVADAMGLITSPAIYPEVRRRLFALAMDPVFKDRGGSVTFTATGMDYEARTKTVFIKGELQSTTTAGPIGKGTPYVYEIQVAIENGWPQISKFDHYPGKQEKSQHWQSRNRRALEREAAEHAADQRAEDAAKDPWFDDAVRFGAAGGSVETRDLMSDERRQNNEQGESK
- a CDS encoding lytic transglycosylase domain-containing protein → MRTAASLLLLSLMVVSPTSMSSPIAKGTLCFREAAERYGVSEIMLRAIAWHESRWKANALNDTLNRDGSEDVGVMQINSWWIEKRLPRYGITREHLWEPCLNIHIGAWIYADEIARHGNTWKAVGHYGSPNEKGQQWYIARVKKALEEVLAGEPESTRRKAAMLRPSGALTAKQIVIHIQN
- the traL gene encoding type IV conjugative transfer system protein TraL, with product MIDEIDIPAHTDDMPSFLLWEMDEFLVLMLCFLGGYIARGMWPFVGAAIGLWFTARMRRWKQNEMMGAIPHIVFAAGWAGINKLYRNAKHGVLWS
- a CDS encoding H-NS family nucleoid-associated regulatory protein — encoded protein: MRNEHALEDRIKRVNRQLDDLRAQKRAVVIRQILAQLKKNGITLKDLKEARAAGIKSQSKSAPGKRMVAPKYRHPDTGETWSGRGRAPRWLVAAELGGASRNDYLIPA
- a CDS encoding OmpA family protein; amino-acid sequence: MQIVGGVRMRRFIGLVGSALVVTSSMAAAPEGQGQFDMREWIVPETSALVTVPEHSEHAVATPKRVGPEKLKPVWSVQGPSTYRPGTWIDTSYRKDPRLILSQVVRFDFDLSESASTNAAALVAAQVAGQGVSYLVVGHADERGTDAYNLALSKRRAEGVKRALEVAGVPAKSIEARWYGKRLPVSFADQSLNRRVEILVSGDRPAQLRRGAKAVGATPRSNPGIAESAARQPQPSPGAVSPGSAACHVPGAQVVGGRIVPASNNKECNQ
- a CDS encoding ATPase, T2SS/T4P/T4SS family, producing the protein MSRLGRQRDQFIYMGPEDKPAADFLNELFRRAALEGMTDIQLRFVHGAMRPVEVADSGVRLISWLEPEYEGDLVKHVEEKLRARASMDLSEQFIPMDGAIHLRYPEDGLKLSLRASFLHTIVGSTAVFRLAREQAQRLAYRDIYMPLAVRRVIDQALAVRAGTVVVSGPMGSGKTTQLMAYMVELRDRGENVKTAEEPVEIPTPGIDQCELVPGKVTYPMLARAFLRQRAHRIMIGETRDEETAEALGRNANTGCQLWTTTHSDTSALVIERLLELKMPRDLIAKTLRLIIAPRLVRTIPAEATVEWVAPNESSKAWLKAVGAYHPDDKFPVIVSDHDMSETKMPIFEVIQIDDRVRRVILAGGDAKELYEAASYQPQFETLAEAGVRLAREGKTTLSAIQSLLNPALWPTFERQRLDKRLIASGVITPAQAYQAVETMARAAIEEHRILELWEALISTGAATRLQVIECLGRTKEAVDLLGYFIDNGILAEQPVQQVIEEWKRGERRQSLFAMCIDQGLLSNEQIQDEAFLHYRRAGISHN
- a CDS encoding type IV secretory system conjugative DNA transfer family protein, with protein sequence MHGLAGMHLFRSKLNIRSSDLLSNDGMLIGYTTDRGRAVRLPDEALPYHGMVAGRSGYGKTTFARLMMLQQIIRGGGLLMIDAKLDSDDMSWVAQVARWAGRYQDMQFINLGDPANSNSYNSVLEGDPDEVADRILTSLPAPEVAPAAEHYRQSAKQALGAIVGGVQALGLAYNCIDLSILLHNERALSELEERLRSVLPHHPATKNLSLWIEQYRGGFGNDTGPASARINMKRLKETLGGIAGRLHAFGTGTFGEVGSSYSPDVRLFDSMMSNKITYVSLPTMGKDESARNFAKMLLADLRSAIARIQQLPKSHRSRIPYLALLDEFGAYALMAMNRVFEQARSAGISVWAMFQSIANLDAVSPDFRDMLEENTDTKLFFKLASPKTTEEAAKMIGKGTFSKTTISATSRASESTPKITPAPEGGLSTDAGYAIAESEEEQYRVTEDDLKKVDRGECIMLYQGCELFNLRIPNITISKWLSSKAVPIRVNRTKRKQVKGCDYFKNADRYLTAAKAARA